The Desulfobulbus propionicus DSM 2032 DNA segment CTCGATATCCTCCACCGTGGTGGCGGTTGTGGCCTGCATGTCACTGATCTGGTTTTTGATATCGATGGTGGCCTCGGCGGTCTGGCGGGCCAGTTCCTTGATCTCGTTGGCCACCACCGCAAAGCCCTTGCCCGCCTCACCGGCCCGGGCCGCCTCGATGGTGGCGTTCAAAGCCAACAGATTGGTTTGCTCGGAAATCTCGGTGATGGTTTCGGTCACCCGGCCGATCTTGCGCGCCGATTCGCCCAAGGCGTTCATCTTCGCCGACGTCTGCCGCGATTGGGTGACCGCGCCCTCGGTGATGGCGCGCGCCTTTTCCGCGCTTTGCGCGATCTCGCCCACGGTGGAGGTCATCTCCTCGGTGGAGGAGGCCACCATGTTGACGTTGCTGGTCGACTGCTCCATGGCGGCCGAGACCGACTGCATGTTGGTGCTCATCTCCTCTGTGGCGGCGGCCACGGTAGCGGCCTTGTCGGAGGTGTCCTTGGCGGCGGAAGACAGTTGGCGCGACACCGCCGCCATGTCGTTGGAGGCGGCGCTCAACTGATCGACACCGGCGATGATGTTGCGTATCATCCCCGCCACTTGGGTGGCCATGCTGTTGACCGATTTGGCCATCTGGCCGATTTCGTCCTTCTGGTCGGTAACCATGGTGTTGGTGAAATCTCCCTGGGCCATAACCTCGGCCAGGGCTGCGGCCTTGCGTATCGGCACGGTGATCGAGCGAACGAGCAGGAAGGCGAGCAACACGCTGAGGCCCAGGGCGGCGACCAGGATGATCGAAATAACCCGTACGGCGTTGCTGGCATTACTTCCGGCCTCCTGGCCTGCTTTTTGGGCCAGATCGGTCACGAACTTATTGAATTCATCCAATGTTTTTAAGTATTCCGCCTGGATTTGACGGAAATCGCCCATCAGCAGGGTCTTGGCCTCCTGGTCTCGATCGTTCTTCACCAGATCAAGCAAGGTTTCGAGGTGGCGGGAGAAGACCGGCCGGATGTCAGTGGCCATTTTCTTCAACATTGCCTGTGCTTGCTCATGCTTGAGGGTTTTGTCGAACTCCTCCAAAATGCCGCCGGCCATCTTGCGGGCCTCGGCGATCCGCTGGAGTTCCATATCCGCACGATTGTGGTCGTTATCGATGAGCAGGAGGTTGCGCACGGCCCGGGCGACGATATTGATGTTGTCGATCAATCGATTGGCCTGCTCGACCTTGACCATCCGGTCGTTGACCAGCAGATGTATGCCATCGTTCAATTCGTGAATTTCTTTGATAGCATAGCCACCCACTAGCACCATCAACACCAGCAGGACGGCAAAGCCGCAACTCAGCCGCGTTCCGATCTTCAGATTATTTAACATTATTCCACTCCTTTGTAGGTAGTTTGGGACTGGCCTGTTGATGACCGCGCTCCCGTCTTCATCAATAAAAAAGGGCGAACCCTCTTTTTCCCCTGAGTTGACAGCCGCCCAATCGGTAGGCGGTTGTGGTGTCGACGCTCCCGCCCTGCAATCGTCTCATTGCCACTGCGCCGACCTTTCACGGTTGGTTGTTGACAGACCATCTGGTCTTGTCATGCGGGTCAGTTGTCATCGAGGCTGAGCACCTTGTCGATGTCGAGCAGGCCGATAAGGTTGTGCTCGCGTTTGTAGACGCCGGTGAAAAAACGGCCCTGGATGCCACGCATGTTGGCGGGCGGGGGGGCCTTCTCCGTCTGCTCGACGCTGACCACGTCACTGATCCTGTGCACGAGGATACCGACCTTGTTGCCGGCGCTGTTGACGATGATCACCCGGCACAGGGAATCCGGCTCGGTGGAGCCCAGCCCCAGGCGTCGGGCCAGGTCGAGCACGGTGACGATCTGGCCCCGCAGGTTGAGGATGCCGAGCACGTCGGCCGGGGCCTGGGGCACCCGGGTGAGCTGGCTGAGTTTGTTGATCTCCTGGATCTGGTGAATTGCCATTCCGCAGAGGGCTTCGCCTACCTGAAAGGTGGCCAGTTCGACGCGGTTTTCCTGGGGGGGCGATGGGTTCATGCGTGCTCCTTGCTCCTCGGGATTCAGGCGGCGACCGTGGTTCGGAGGCAGCGGCAGACGCCCTCCACCAACCGTTCCCGGTCCAGTTTGATGTGGTATTCTTCGACCCCGGCAGCCTTGCCCCGGGCAATGTCCTCCTCGGCGGCCAGGGTGGTCAGGGCGATAACCGGCAGATGAGCAAAGCGCGAGGAATGTTTGATCCTTTGGGTCAACTCGAAGCCGTCCAGGTTGGGCATCTCGATATCGGTGACCACCAGGCCGATGGTCTCGTGGTTGCTCTCCAGCACCTGCCAGGCATCGAGGCCATCGACCGCCTCCACGACCGGGAAGCCGGCCTGCTCCAGATAGCTGCGCACCAGGTTGCGGAAGAACTCGGAATCGTCGACGATGAGCACCTGGTCCACATCCTCGCCGCCGCAGGCAGCCGCATCCCCGAACCAATCGGGATGGAGTGTTTCCACCAGCTCGAAGATGTCGACCAGCATGGTGGTGGTGCCACCGATGATGGCCGAACCCATGATGCCGGTCTGTCGGAGGGTGACCGCGTCAATCTCGGCCGAGACCTCGATGGCATCCACCGGACCGCTGGCCAGTAGACCGATGTCCTTGCCCTTGAGACGAAAGACGATGACCAGCAGATTGTCTTGGTCGGCCAGGGGCAGCACCGTGGCCACCTCGTCGACACTGAGCAGTGGCAGGCTGCCGCCCCGGTACTGCATCACCCGGCGGCTGCCGATGGCTTCGATTTGGGAGCGGTTGATTTTTTCGACTCGTTCCACCAGGCTCAAGGGCACGGCGAACTGTTCTTCCTGGGCGCTGCGGAAGGTGAGCAGGGCCTGCCGGTCTTGGCGCTTGAGCAGGGTTTCCCGCGCCAGTTCGCCGGACCTCCGCGAGCCCTCCAGCGAGGTCAGCCGGGCCATGCGGGCCAGGTCGGCGATGTCGAGGATCAAGGCGATGCGGCCGTCGCCCATGATGGTGGCTCCGGCATAACCTTGGCAGCCCTGGAGATGGCGACCGAGCGGCTTGATGACGATCTCTTCCGAGTCGAGCAGGCGGTCGACGATGAGGCCGTAGCGGAACGCCCCGGTGGTGACCACCACGATGTTGAGGGCGCTGGACGGGCTCTGCCGTCGGTCCGTGCCCCGTGGCTCCGGTGTCGTTTCAGGCTCACGGACGACTATTGCAGCGGGGTCGAACAGTGGCGAGGTCCGCGAGCGGCGGTCGGCGATGTTGTGGCGGCGGTCGCTGCGGGTGGTGCCGGTTTCCTCGTCGTAATAGGTCCGCTCGATTCCGAGGGTATCGGACAAGCGGATCAGCGGCAGCAGGGTGCCCCGGAGGCGGACGACCTCGGCGTCGCCCACCCGCTCGATCCGCTCCTTGATCTGCGCAGCGGGGATGCGCAGCAGTTCTTCCAGGTTGGCTTGGGGGATGGCGTAGCGCTCCTCTCCGGTCATGATGATCTGGCTGGGGATGATGGCCAGGGTCAACGGCAGCTTGATGGCGATGCGGGTGCCTTGGCCGACCACCGAGTCGATCTCCAGAGTCCCGCCCAGTTGGTCGAGGTTGGTCTTGACCACATCCATGCCCACACCGCGGCCGGACACGTCGGTGACCAGAGCAGCGGTGGAGAAGCCCGGCAGAAGGATGAGGTTGAGCTTCTCCTTGGCCGACATCAGTTTGGCCTGGTCGGCGGAGATCAGCCCCTTGGCCATTGCCGTGGCCGCCAGCT contains these protein-coding regions:
- a CDS encoding methyl-accepting chemotaxis protein, coding for MLNNLKIGTRLSCGFAVLLVLMVLVGGYAIKEIHELNDGIHLLVNDRMVKVEQANRLIDNINIVARAVRNLLLIDNDHNRADMELQRIAEARKMAGGILEEFDKTLKHEQAQAMLKKMATDIRPVFSRHLETLLDLVKNDRDQEAKTLLMGDFRQIQAEYLKTLDEFNKFVTDLAQKAGQEAGSNASNAVRVISIILVAALGLSVLLAFLLVRSITVPIRKAAALAEVMAQGDFTNTMVTDQKDEIGQMAKSVNSMATQVAGMIRNIIAGVDQLSAASNDMAAVSRQLSSAAKDTSDKAATVAAATEEMSTNMQSVSAAMEQSTSNVNMVASSTEEMTSTVGEIAQSAEKARAITEGAVTQSRQTSAKMNALGESARKIGRVTETITEISEQTNLLALNATIEAARAGEAGKGFAVVANEIKELARQTAEATIDIKNQISDMQATTATTVEDIEKISTVIAEINNVINGIATAVEEQSAATGEIAGNIAQASQGIAEVNENVAQSTVVITDITRDIAGINQQSAQVGEGSGQVQNNAQGLAQLAAQLEQLVKQFKV
- a CDS encoding chemotaxis protein CheW, yielding MNPSPPQENRVELATFQVGEALCGMAIHQIQEINKLSQLTRVPQAPADVLGILNLRGQIVTVLDLARRLGLGSTEPDSLCRVIIVNSAGNKVGILVHRISDVVSVEQTEKAPPPANMRGIQGRFFTGVYKREHNLIGLLDIDKVLSLDDN
- a CDS encoding chemotaxis protein CheW produces the protein MSSNEDNELLGAFIEESVEHLADIEGDLLAIEQGGAVNNEERVNKVFRAIHSIKGGAGFMGLHVLQDLAHAAENVLGLMRTRKLTPTQEVINGLLLATDRLKQHLANISCSNEIDISAPVAILNAIAAGDQPAATSPPEVRPAAPEAMAPLSTEGDIPPPDDGMATSKTETSIRVSVSLLDQLMTLAGELVLSRNQLLQTIGSGAAPEAEAVGQRIDLVTSELQGAIMLTRMQPIGNVLGKFPRVVRDLAKKLGKEVELHLVGKEVELDKTIIEAISDPLTHLVRNSIDHGIESPGERQGLGKPSHGTLLLKAYHAAGQVVIEIKDDGRGLDGEQLAATAMAKGLISADQAKLMSAKEKLNLILLPGFSTAALVTDVSGRGVGMDVVKTNLDQLGGTLEIDSVVGQGTRIAIKLPLTLAIIPSQIIMTGEERYAIPQANLEELLRIPAAQIKERIERVGDAEVVRLRGTLLPLIRLSDTLGIERTYYDEETGTTRSDRRHNIADRRSRTSPLFDPAAIVVREPETTPEPRGTDRRQSPSSALNIVVVTTGAFRYGLIVDRLLDSEEIVIKPLGRHLQGCQGYAGATIMGDGRIALILDIADLARMARLTSLEGSRRSGELARETLLKRQDRQALLTFRSAQEEQFAVPLSLVERVEKINRSQIEAIGSRRVMQYRGGSLPLLSVDEVATVLPLADQDNLLVIVFRLKGKDIGLLASGPVDAIEVSAEIDAVTLRQTGIMGSAIIGGTTTMLVDIFELVETLHPDWFGDAAACGGEDVDQVLIVDDSEFFRNLVRSYLEQAGFPVVEAVDGLDAWQVLESNHETIGLVVTDIEMPNLDGFELTQRIKHSSRFAHLPVIALTTLAAEEDIARGKAAGVEEYHIKLDRERLVEGVCRCLRTTVAA